GGGCATCCATCTGCTGCAGCTGACGCGTGCCCCACTGCCATTCGCGCACCAGCTTTTCCATCAGGCTGCGTTTCCAGTTCAGCGTGCCGGTGCGCCGGCTCAGGCGTACGTCCGCCTTGATGTACAGGCAGCGGCGGATCAGCTCCAGACGGTCTGTCTCGCCGCGCCCGAGGAGGTAGCGTTCCAGGCGCCGGTACAGCATGACGTAGGGATCGAGCTCGTCGACATCCAGCCGGTTGGCATAGATTGCACGCTTGAAATCCAGGCTCAGGCACTGCGCCTGCGGGTGTTCGCTGGCATAGACCTCGGTCAGTACCAGCTTGAGCACCGACTTGTACGGCGAGTCGATACCCTTGTACAGCTGCCACAATCCGGCACCGACGTATTCGCCGGCAGGGATTTGCGCCACATGCCCCAGATCAAGGCTCTCATGCTGGCGGATGAAGCGCTTGTCGATCAGCTGGCGGGTGTAATCGGCGTAGTCCGGCTCTTCGTAATCAGGCACCAGCCACCACAGCGGGAATCGTCCGCCGATCAGGATCGCGGTGCGGTAGAACTCGTCAAGCAGCAGGTAATGCTGGGTGCTGCCGCAGTCCTCGGTGCTGAGCTGGTTGTGCCGGTCACCACGGGCGAAGCTGGCCGGGTTGACCAGATGGAAATGCGCTTCGCAGCCTTGCGTGGCCGCCCAGTCGGTAATCAGCTGACATTTGCTGGCAAGCTCCGCCACCGCCGGTGTGGACAGATCCGGCGCATGGCAGACCCAGACATCCAGATCGCTTTGATCGGACTGCGCAATGGTGCCGCCACTGCCCATCAGATACAGCGCCTGGATCTGATGTGAAAAACCAGCGGGATGACGACGATAGACGAAGCTGCGCGACAGTGCCTGTGCGCTGAAGAGCTGTTGCGAATCGGGCGTGAAGCCGGGCAGGCCGAAGGGCGTCTGGCGCGAGACATAGCCCGGCAGAAGGGGGTGATTCACATCGAACAGCAGCGGGATCAGCTGCAGCACCGTGTGCTGGCGGGGGCCGAGCGCCTGCTCGACACGGCGCAGGCGCTTCTGGTTGACCTCCATGAAGCGCCGGTAAAGCGTGGCGAGCGTCTTGCGATCGATACCTTCGCTGATCAGCGGCCGAATCTCGCCCCGGTCCTGCACCCTGGCTATCTCAACGCGTGCGCAGAATGGTCATCAGCGTCTGCGCATGCTCGGCTGCGTCCAGCCCGAGGCTGGTCAGGTAACCACCGTCCGGCAGGCTGATCAGGCCGCGTTGGTGCAGACGGCCTGCGGCGGCGACAGTATCGGGCGAGGCGTCATGGTCATGCACCTTGAGCCCTTCACGGGTATTGCCCAGATTGAACTGGTTGAGCAGGTTGATTTCTGCGACTTCTTCGGGTGTCAGCATGATGGGCGTTACCTCTCGGGGGTAGCTGCTTTTTCCGCAGTCTAGCGTTAAAACATCGTCAGGTGGTGGGCAATCGCAGCGTTCGGCTCGACTTATTCAGTCGGTTGATGGCTATAGACCTTTGCCGTCCGGAGGGATACAACAGTGCGTCGCATCCACCAATCAGAATAATGGAGACACCGCATGCTTACCCTGCACGGATTCAACGTCAGTAACTACTTCAACATGGTAAAGCTGGCACTGCTGGAAAAGGGCGTTGATTTCAAAATCAACAACGTGCATCCCAGCCAGGACGAGGCGTTTCTGAAAATCAGTCCGCGCGGGAAGGTGCCTTGCCTGGAGACCGAGCAAGGCTGTTTCAGCGAGACCAACGTCATCCTCGAGTACATCGAAGAGACTCAGGGTGGCAAGCCGCTGCTGCCGAAAGACCCCTTCGAGCGCGCCAATGTCAGGGCGCTGGCCAAGGAAATCGAACTGTATATCGAGTTGCCGGCGCGCATGTGCTACCCGGAAGTCTTCTTCGGCGGCAAGGTCGATCAGGCGATCAAGGACAAGGCCAAGGCCGATCTGCTCAATGGCGTGGCAGCGCTGAAGCGCCACGGCAAATTTTCGCCCTATGTCGCCGGTGACCAGATGACCATCGCCGACGTGGTGTTCCTCTACAGCATCGATCTGGCGTCAATCGTCGCCAAAAAAGCGTTCGGCATCGACCTGCTGGCCGATTTGCCCGAGGCCGCAAAGCTGCTCGAGCTGCTCGGTCAGAACCCCCACGTCAAGCAGATCGAAGCGGACAAGAACGCGGAAATGCAGGCCTTTATCGCAGCGGCAAAGGCCGGTAAATAACGTCCGACCCGTACGGTCATGCCCGCTCCTGCCGGGCACGAAGCGTGCGGTTGGTTCAGTGTAGGAGCGCACCTGGGCGCGAAAGCAGCGTCACAGGCGCCTCCTGCAGGGCCAAGGCTTCGCATGGACGCCGCCCCGGTACCAGTGCGGGGGTAGCAGTCAATCCCCCGCCATATCGCTGAACCGATCATCCTGTCGAAACACCAGCGGCTGTTCGAAGCCGGGGACCCTGATCGATTCCGTCGAGATCTGCAGTTCACGATCATCGATCATGTCGTTGCCGAAGTTATAGATGATATCCAGCTGACCCTTGAGAGCGCGCTGATCGTAAGCCGTCGCAGCAGCCTGCGTGGTCTTGCGGCGCGCGAGGTACTCGTCGAAGACGGCGTCGCCGTGGCGCTTGCGCAGCATTCGCTCGACGGCGCTGGGCGCGAGTACCACGGCGCTGGCGTTGTTGCCGCCGAATCCCTTGGAATTGATGAAGCACACTTCGAGCGGGTCATCGCTGCGCGGCACGTCGCGAGTGCTGATGCGCAGGTGCTGCTGGTGGACGTCGTCCGCCACCGCATCAATGGTCTTGATCCCGGGTACGATCTGATACTTGAAGGTGCCCAGTGCCGAAGCCAGCTGATCGGCGCTGGCGCTTGCCAGCGAGTGACCGACGAACGCCTTGGCTGCGGCTATCGGCCAGTCGGCGATGCCGAATGCCTCGGCGATGCGGTCGAGCAGCTCGGACTCGGTCACCCGGTTGGCCGGGGTACTGGAGCCGTGGGCATGCACGAAGCTGCGGCTGCGTACCCGCTCCTCGCCAACGATCTGCATCGCGCTATGTACGGCCTTGGCCATGGTCAGGTAGTTGCCCGGCCCGGGCGCAGAGATGGATTTCTTGAAGCCGTCGGCGTTGATGAACACATCGGTCACCGCGCCATGGATATCCGCGCCCAGCTCAAGCGCGAGCTCGTCATCCATCAGCAGGAAGAACTGGGCCGACTCGGCCAGCGTGAAGCCGCAGTTCTGACTGAATGGGCGGCTGGCACGGCGGAAGTCGACGTCATCGCGGCCCTCGATCGCACGCAGGCCATCTTCGGTCGCCAGCGCGCCCATTGCGCCATACCCTTCGATGCATTCCTGGGTGACCGGCGCCTCGCCATTGCCGACCAATACCACCCGAGCCCGACCGCTGGTGATCATCTCGGTGCCTTTCTGCAGGTTGTACAGAAAGCTGGCGCAGGCACCGGTGATTGCGCCGGTCGTGCCGACGCTGCCCAGAATGTAGGCATTGATGAAGTCGGCGGGCATGCTGTTGAGCCCCAGGGCCAGCTGCTTGGCGCTGACGCGGTTGCCCTTCAGACGTGACTGCATCAAGCCGCCGAAGCTGTTCTCGTCCAGTTGACTCATGGCACTGCTGGCGAAGACGGCAACTTCGTCAGGCTGAACGCGATCGACAATGGTCTTCCACTCCAGACCGCTGGAGCGCAGTGCATCGGTCGCGGCAATGATGGTCATCTGCAGACCACGCGGATGAAAGCGCGAGGCGTACAGTTCGGCCGGGTCGAAGCCGCTGGGCAGCTGACCAGCCGACTTCACCGGTAGCGGACGATAGCTGTCGAGCTTCATGTCGCAGCCGTCGTACATGGTCACCATGACTTCGGTATCGTTGAGGGGTTCGACCACCCAGTCCGAAGGCAGCGGCTCGGGAAGCTGCTTGGCCAGGGTGATGAACGAGAACGGCTTGCCCGCTTCGCCCGTGACGGTAAGATTCTTCTGCCAATGTGCCGCATCCACGTCGAGGTAGCGTTTCTCGATGCGGCGCACCAGCGTCCCCTGGATGATGGTCTCGGCAAACCGCGCCTCGATGTCCGCAGGCGTCAGCACTACCCGCTCCTCGTCGAGATACTGCCCCTCTTCGACGCGCACCAGCTTCATCATCACCGCCAGTCCGGCCAGTGTCTCCTGGCGCACGGCTGCCGGAAGAGACTCAAGCACGGTGCGGCGAAATCCATGGTGAAACGAGCTGCGGCCAGCGGCGTTGTAGCCACCAAAGCCGACAATTACGGGCAAACGCGACATCTTCGCAAGACTCCTGGCAGTACCCCTCCGCTCGCTGCGGGTGGCTGACAACCGTCGTGGCGGGTAGCGTATGGAACGCAGGTACCGTCAGCCTGGGCATGAATTGTGGGTTCGAATGCTTATGCTGACGAAGACTGTAACCGGTTGGTCACGTTTAGACCATGCTGTGGCCGACGCATGGGCCTGCGCCGCTATTCACCCGGTTCGTAGATCACATACACCTTGCGCGTACGCGTCACCACCTCCCAGCTACCGGTAAAGCCGGCTGGAATTACGAAGCGGTCGCCAGCGCGGACGGTGCGCTCGTTCCCCTGCTCATCCCGCAGAATCGACTCGCCTTCGAGAATCTCGCAGTACTCATGTTCGCTATAGCTGATCGACCACTGGCCAGGCTCCGCTTCCCAGACCCCGGTGGCGAATCGCTCGTCAGGGCTGGAATAGTGGTTGCGTACGTTCTGGGCAGGGTCGCCCTTGAGGATCTTCTCAGGCGCCGGACGGTAGTGTTCGGCTGGGGTTGTGGTGGTGGCGAAGTCGATGATCGATGTGGTCGGCATGGCGGGCTCCTGAAGATTCATAGCGGCTCGCAAGTCGTTGCGGTTACGGTGAGTCAGGCTGGACGGGCCGTCGGTGCCCATGGATGGGCACCGCGAGCTACATGGATGTACTTGTGCGTGTCCGGCTGGCCTGACTCACCGTAGCCGCTTTGCACATACTTACAGCATCACTTCATCGTCGGCATCACAAATTCCGCACCCGAACGAATCCCGGTCGGCCAGCGCGAGGTGACCGCCTTGCGCTTG
Above is a window of Halopseudomonas nanhaiensis DNA encoding:
- a CDS encoding cupin domain-containing protein; the protein is MPTTSIIDFATTTTPAEHYRPAPEKILKGDPAQNVRNHYSSPDERFATGVWEAEPGQWSISYSEHEYCEILEGESILRDEQGNERTVRAGDRFVIPAGFTGSWEVVTRTRKVYVIYEPGE
- a CDS encoding beta-ketoacyl synthase, with translation MSRLPVIVGFGGYNAAGRSSFHHGFRRTVLESLPAAVRQETLAGLAVMMKLVRVEEGQYLDEERVVLTPADIEARFAETIIQGTLVRRIEKRYLDVDAAHWQKNLTVTGEAGKPFSFITLAKQLPEPLPSDWVVEPLNDTEVMVTMYDGCDMKLDSYRPLPVKSAGQLPSGFDPAELYASRFHPRGLQMTIIAATDALRSSGLEWKTIVDRVQPDEVAVFASSAMSQLDENSFGGLMQSRLKGNRVSAKQLALGLNSMPADFINAYILGSVGTTGAITGACASFLYNLQKGTEMITSGRARVVLVGNGEAPVTQECIEGYGAMGALATEDGLRAIEGRDDVDFRRASRPFSQNCGFTLAESAQFFLLMDDELALELGADIHGAVTDVFINADGFKKSISAPGPGNYLTMAKAVHSAMQIVGEERVRSRSFVHAHGSSTPANRVTESELLDRIAEAFGIADWPIAAAKAFVGHSLASASADQLASALGTFKYQIVPGIKTIDAVADDVHQQHLRISTRDVPRSDDPLEVCFINSKGFGGNNASAVVLAPSAVERMLRKRHGDAVFDEYLARRKTTQAAATAYDQRALKGQLDIIYNFGNDMIDDRELQISTESIRVPGFEQPLVFRQDDRFSDMAGD
- a CDS encoding TIGR02647 family protein — translated: MLTPEEVAEINLLNQFNLGNTREGLKVHDHDASPDTVAAAGRLHQRGLISLPDGGYLTSLGLDAAEHAQTLMTILRTR
- a CDS encoding glutathione S-transferase family protein gives rise to the protein MLTLHGFNVSNYFNMVKLALLEKGVDFKINNVHPSQDEAFLKISPRGKVPCLETEQGCFSETNVILEYIEETQGGKPLLPKDPFERANVRALAKEIELYIELPARMCYPEVFFGGKVDQAIKDKAKADLLNGVAALKRHGKFSPYVAGDQMTIADVVFLYSIDLASIVAKKAFGIDLLADLPEAAKLLELLGQNPHVKQIEADKNAEMQAFIAAAKAGK